A stretch of the Panthera uncia isolate 11264 chromosome D1, Puncia_PCG_1.0, whole genome shotgun sequence genome encodes the following:
- the LOC125915868 gene encoding olfactory receptor 9G1-like — MERSNHTATEFILVGFATDPTMQLVLFAVFLGVYSLTVVGNTTLIVLICNDSRLHTPMYFFIGNLSFLDLWYSSVYTPKILMTCISEDKSISFAGCVCQFFFSAGLAYSECYLLAAMAYDRYAAISKPLLYSQAMSVKLRAFLVVSSYLGGFINSSIITKRTFALNFCSGNVTDDFFCDLLPLVKLACGKKDGYQTVLYFLLASNVITPTVLILASYLFIVATILRIRSTQGRLKACSTCSSHLISVTLYYGSILYIYSRPQSSYSLDRDKIVSTFYTVVFPVLNPMIYSLRNKDVKEALDKLIK; from the coding sequence ATGGAGAGAAGCAATCACACAGCGACGGAGTTCATCCTGGTGGGTTTCGCCACAGACCCAACGATGCAGCTGGTCCTGTTTGCGGTATTCCTTGGTGTGTACTCTCTGACTGTGGTAGGAAATACCACCCTCATAGTGTTGATCTGTAATGACTCCCGGCTGCACACacccatgtattttttcattggGAATCTGTCTTTTCTGGATCTCTGGTATTCCTCTGTCTACACCCCAAAGATCCTCATGACCTGCATCTCTGAAGACAAAAGCATCTCCTTTGCTGGCTGTGTATGTCAGTTCTTCTTCTCTGCTGGGCTGGCATACAGTGAGTGTTACCTGTTGGCTGCCATGGCTTATGACCGCTACGCGGCCATCTCAAAGCCATTGCTTTATTCTCAGGCTATGTCTGTAAAGCTACGTGCATTTTTGGTAGTATCTTCATACCTTGGTGGCTTTATTAACTCTTCTATTATCACCAAAAGAACTTTTGCCTTGAACTTCTGTAGTGGCAATGTCACTGATGACTTTTTTTGTGATTTGCTTCCCCTGGTGAAGTTGGCTTGTGGCAAAAAAGATGGCTACCAGACTGTGCTTtacttccttctggcctccaaTGTCATCACCCCCACAGTGCTCATCCTCGCTTCCTACCTGTTCATCGTTGCCACCATCTTGAGGATCCGTTCCACCCAGGGCCGCCTCAAAGCTTGCTCCACCTGTTCCTCCCACCTGATCTCTGTCACCTTGTACTATGGCTCCATTCTCTACATCTATTCTCGTCCCCAGTCTAGCTATTCTTTGGACAGGGACAAAATAGTTTCTACGTTTTACACTGTAGTATTCCCCGTGTTGAACCCCATGATCTATAGCCTGAGAAATAAGGATGTGAAAGAGGCTCTGGATAAACTCATTAAATAA